From Asterias rubens chromosome 3, eAstRub1.3, whole genome shotgun sequence, the proteins below share one genomic window:
- the LOC117288143 gene encoding solute carrier family 35 member B1-like, protein MSKLDVVVPIRDSTTSSDVGYYRTELQKNSQQVDLAFSPSTSPQSSAGMSNHKEGSTRTLILCFAGIFVCYFYYGILQEKITRSDYGFGETKERFTYFFCLVLVQCIINATFAKSVLLFHKQGQDTTSTKLYVLCSLSYLGAMVASNSALKYVSYPFQVLGKSCKPIPVMILGVLLARKRYPLLKYFCVLLIVIGVATFVYKDGKASSSVESAFGFGELLLVLSLTLDGLTGVAQEKMRTQHQTTSHHMMANVNLWSVLYLTITVIITGEGIQFIEFVSRYPYVIWNILTFGAASALGQHFIFVTVTTFGPLTCSIMTTTRKFFTILGSVILFSNPLLPRQWGGVLLVFAGLGLDSVFGKSKSSKAI, encoded by the exons ATGAGTAAATTGGACGTCGTAGTTCCAATTCGTGACAGCACAACTTCTTCTGATGTTGGTTATTATCGAACAGAGCTACAGAAAAACAGTCAACAAGTTGAtcttgcattttctccctcgaCGAGCCCCCAATCATCAGCCGGTATGTCAAATCATAAAGAAGGGTCCACTAGAACCCTTATCCTGTGCTTCGCTGGGATCTTCGTGTGCTATTTTTACTACGGTATTCTACAGGAAAAGAT AACCAGAAGTGATTATGGATTCGGAGAAACCAAAGAAAGGTTCACCTACTTCTTCTGTCTCGTCCTCGTTCAATGCATCATCAATGCTACATTTGCAAAATCAG TATTATTATTTCACAAGCAAGGGCAGGACACAACCAGCACCAAACTGTACGTCCTCTGTTCACTCAGCTACCTCGGCGCTATGGTCGCCAGTAACTCAGCCCTGAAATACGTCAGCTATCCTTTCCAGGTCTTGGGAAAGTCATGTAAACCCATACCAG TCATGATTCTCGGGGTCCTACTAGCGAGAAAACGTTACCCACTGCTGAAGTATTTCTGTGTGCTTTTAATTGTTATCGGCGTGGCAACCTTTGTATATAAAGATGGCAAAGCTTCATCCTCTGTAGAAAGTGCATTTGGATTCGGTGAACTTCTACTG GTTTTGTCTTTAACTCTGGACGGTCTGACGGGAGTAGCTCAAGAGAAGATGAGAACACAACACCAAACCACCTCCCATCACATGATGGCAAATGTTAATCTATGGTCTGTCCTGTACTTGACAATAA CTGTCATAATAACGGGTGAAGGAATACAGTTTATTGAGTTTGTCTCTCGTTATCCCTACGTCATTTGGAATATCCTTACATTCGGAGCTGCTAGTGCTCTCGGTCAG CATTTTATCTTTGTCACAGTCACAACCTTTGGGCCGCTAACCTGTTCCATAATGACCACTACCAGGAAGTTCTTCACCATCCTTGGGTCGGTCATCCTGTTTTCCAATCCACTTCTCCCGAGGCAGTGGGGTGGGGTGCTTCTCGTTTTTGCTGGCCTCGGACTTGACAGTGTCTTTGGGAAGAGCAAATCGTCCAAGGCTATTTAG
- the LOC117288145 gene encoding carbohydrate sulfotransferase 11-like isoform X1, whose translation MFLRGRHLRLVMVLITGLCSAVVIFLFIQANINISKSHEDIRRIPVHPPEGASGGRVPLQSQPIRTGHPSNDDFMQRQAAIQMQRLHQLQAGCKMALGDADVNRTIRRRALSHFIVDDKYRLVYCHVPKVASTSWIRVFLVLKGIMDDTSIGNQTFIQRGAMSRLRLLHTYDGQDTQYILANYTKFLFVRNPFSRLLSAFKNKLAVNPENDGRIPWYAWIRYVKEYINKSTAGDKDQGENYNISFSDFVKFVGDPKTKSSNQHWNPILHRCFPCHINYTFIGKIESLQTDVDYLFKLAEIEKLVTFPSNEGSSPTNSTNEMALYYQDIPKLDINNIYRKFKRDFNFFGYDNLHDS comes from the exons ATGTTCTTACGCGGGAGACACCTCCGACTTGTTATGGTTCTCATCACGGGACTGTGCTCAGCTGTAGTCATCTTTCTGTTCATTCAGGCGAACATCAACATTTCTAAATCTCATGAAG ATATCCGCCGCATACCAGTCCATCCTCCAGAAGGAGCTTCGGGTGGTCGAGTTCCTCTACAAAGT CAGCCAATCCGAACAGGTCATCCTAGCAACGATGACTTTATGCAACGACAAGCAGCCATCCAAATGCAACGTCTGCACCAACTACAAGCTGGTTGCAAGATGGCCTTAGGAGACGCGGATGTCAATCGCACAATCCGTAGAAGAGCTCTCAGCCATTTTATAGTCGACGATAAATATCGTCTGGTCTACTGCCACGTCCCGAAGGTAGCTAGTACGAGTTGGATCAGAGTCTTCCTGGTACTAAAGGGAATCATGGACGACACATCCATCGGGAACCAGACCTTCATACAAAGAGGCGCAATGAGCAGACTACGACTTCTACACACCTATGACGGTCAAGATACGCAATACATCTTGGCCAATTACACCAAGTTTCTATTCGTTAGGAACCCGTTCTCCAGGCTACTCTcagcttttaaaaataaacttgccGTCAATCCTGAAAATGACGGTCGAATCCCTTGGTATGCGTGGATTCGATATGTGAAAGAGTACATCAACAAATCAACGGCTGGAGACAAAGACCAAGGGGAGAACTACAACATATCCTTCTCAGATTTTGTGAAGTTTGTTGGTGATCCCAAAACGAAGTCATCAAACCAACACTGGAATCCCATTCTACACAGGTGTTTCCCATGTCACATCAACTACACGTTCATAGGGAAAATTGAGTCACTGCAAACTGACGTCGACTACCTATTCAAACTTGCTGAAATAGAAAAACTTGTGACGTTTCCTAGCAACGAGGGAAGCAGCCCAACGAACAGCACCAACGAAATGGCACTTTACTATCAAGATATACCAAAACTAGATATAAATAACATTTACCGGAAATTTAAAAGAGATTTTAATTTCTTTGGGTATGATAATTTACACGATAGCTAG
- the LOC117288145 gene encoding carbohydrate sulfotransferase 11-like isoform X2 yields MKQPIRTGHPSNDDFMQRQAAIQMQRLHQLQAGCKMALGDADVNRTIRRRALSHFIVDDKYRLVYCHVPKVASTSWIRVFLVLKGIMDDTSIGNQTFIQRGAMSRLRLLHTYDGQDTQYILANYTKFLFVRNPFSRLLSAFKNKLAVNPENDGRIPWYAWIRYVKEYINKSTAGDKDQGENYNISFSDFVKFVGDPKTKSSNQHWNPILHRCFPCHINYTFIGKIESLQTDVDYLFKLAEIEKLVTFPSNEGSSPTNSTNEMALYYQDIPKLDINNIYRKFKRDFNFFGYDNLHDS; encoded by the exons ATGAAG CAGCCAATCCGAACAGGTCATCCTAGCAACGATGACTTTATGCAACGACAAGCAGCCATCCAAATGCAACGTCTGCACCAACTACAAGCTGGTTGCAAGATGGCCTTAGGAGACGCGGATGTCAATCGCACAATCCGTAGAAGAGCTCTCAGCCATTTTATAGTCGACGATAAATATCGTCTGGTCTACTGCCACGTCCCGAAGGTAGCTAGTACGAGTTGGATCAGAGTCTTCCTGGTACTAAAGGGAATCATGGACGACACATCCATCGGGAACCAGACCTTCATACAAAGAGGCGCAATGAGCAGACTACGACTTCTACACACCTATGACGGTCAAGATACGCAATACATCTTGGCCAATTACACCAAGTTTCTATTCGTTAGGAACCCGTTCTCCAGGCTACTCTcagcttttaaaaataaacttgccGTCAATCCTGAAAATGACGGTCGAATCCCTTGGTATGCGTGGATTCGATATGTGAAAGAGTACATCAACAAATCAACGGCTGGAGACAAAGACCAAGGGGAGAACTACAACATATCCTTCTCAGATTTTGTGAAGTTTGTTGGTGATCCCAAAACGAAGTCATCAAACCAACACTGGAATCCCATTCTACACAGGTGTTTCCCATGTCACATCAACTACACGTTCATAGGGAAAATTGAGTCACTGCAAACTGACGTCGACTACCTATTCAAACTTGCTGAAATAGAAAAACTTGTGACGTTTCCTAGCAACGAGGGAAGCAGCCCAACGAACAGCACCAACGAAATGGCACTTTACTATCAAGATATACCAAAACTAGATATAAATAACATTTACCGGAAATTTAAAAGAGATTTTAATTTCTTTGGGTATGATAATTTACACGATAGCTAG